The following is a genomic window from bacterium.
TGGCTGCAAAAGAACTAGGCCAGCCGGCAAACCTGCGTACAAAAAAGATGTTATTATATTTTTCCAGCGGTGGAGTTCTATAAAACGCGAAGAAAAATATTTTGCTAAAACCGCTACTAATATTATTTTAACCAACTCCACCGGCTCAAAGTTAAAAGCTCCAAACTTAAACCAGCTAGTTACACCTCTCACCTCTGCCCCAACTACCAAAAGAATAAAAAGCAAAATTAAACCAAAAACATAAATAGAGACCGAGAAAAAAGAACTTTCTTTTATTATCCGCCAATCAAAAAAACTTAAAGCTAGTATCAATAAAAAACCTGCCAAACCAAAAATTAATTGGCGCCAAAAAATCTGACGGCTGGCCGCACTGCCATAAAAAATCAAAAGACCCAATATAAAGACCAGCGCTATAGCACCTAATAATATCCAATCTAGACGTTTGAGATGGTTGATAAACATGAAAGTAGAGGGTAGAAAGTAGAGGGTAGAAATCTTAGCTACTATCCACTTTCTACATTCCACCTTCTATCTCTCCTGTTCCTGCGCTGCTTCTCTATACTGGCAGTAATCGCAGTCCTCTCCCGACTGCGGTAGCGAGTCTGACATCAAACACTTATGCAAGTCTAAAATAACAGGCTCTAGCCAATTGTCATTGCCTTCGTAAGCTAAAATAGAAATATCGAACTCTAGTTTAGAATCAAAAGCTTCGGCATCGGTGTTGCCATTGCAATAAACAAAATAAGCGGTGCTAGAAACTTTAAAATTATTCTGCCTAAAAAGCCACTGATAAATTTCTACTTGTCTTTTATAACCTATCTGCCAATCTGCATCTAAATTAACATCGCCGTCCTTAGAGGTAGCTTTATAATCCACAATAATAAATTCACCTTTGGTATTTACCCAAACATCATCTACTCCGCCAGTTATAAACAAATTTGTTTTGGGGTGCAAATATGTGATGCCTCCGCTTAAAGCATTACGCCACTCATCCATTAATTTATGATCCAACGGCACGGCATCTATATTATAGCTTTTCATTAACGGATGAGCTGTGCCTTGAATTCGATGTGTATCAAATTCCTTTTTTAAAAGTTTATCTACGGCGCTATTTAAACTAAAGGGATAGCCGGGGGGTTGGGCTACGCCCAAGCGCCTATCCAAATAGAAACAACGCGGACAGTTTAAAAATAAATCTATTTTAGAACGGCTTAAACGAAAAGGCTGGCTAGACTTTGGATCAAAAAGCCCGCGAGTTCTTTTGGGATTGTAGTATTTGGACATAAACTTATTAAAACACCGTTTTAATAAAAATAGAAATGTAGTAGATTGAATGTATGTAAATTTCCAATTACTAATTCCTAATATCTAATAAAATGTCTAATGTCGAAAGTTTTTAGTCATTTGTCATTAGGACTTGGGATTTGATTGGAAATTAGAAATTGGATATTAGAAATTATTAATCAGATATTTTATGAGATTCTTAATATACATTTTAATAATTGTCGTCTCGGCAACTTTTTTTGTTTACCGCCAAGAAACCACTAACCAGCCTGAACCCATTTCTCCCATTTCAACCCCTTTACCCCTTTCCGACCCTTTGACTATCTCTACAGAAGCAACCTCCACACCCCTTTCACCCGTTAGCCCCATTTCTCCCATTTTGACCAAGCCCAAGCTTCAACCTGTATTAGATCAAAAAGCTATTGATTTGATACAGCAAAAAATAAACGAAGTTTCCTCCATACCCCTTTCTCCCATTAGCCCCGTTTTGACCCCGCCACCACCCAGACTAAGCCAGCCAGTGCTTTACGATAAAGCATCTTCGCGTGTGGTTAATTTTTTCTGCGAATATGCTAACGGCGTCGAAACTGCCTCTGGTGTAATCATTAGCCCTAACGGCTATATTTTAACCAATGCTCACGTAGCCGAAGCTTTTGTTACAGATAAAAACTATGAATGCAGAATTCGCCAAGGTTCGCCCGCTAAAAACATTGGCTACGCTAAAATAGTTATGTTCCCTAGCGTTTATGTTGGCGCTCCCAAAAATTGGGACGGACACGCCAACGATGTTTCTATTTGGAAAATGACACGCTCCGCTGGCGGCGAACCGATAGCAAACGACTTTCCATATTATTCCATAGATACAAATTTCTTACCCAAAAAAGATCAGATACTCGCCACATTTAGCTATCCCGGCGAACTTTTAGGCTACGAGGTTCTGCTTAAAAGCTTTAATATGCTTTTTGGCGAAACAATAGTTAGCGAATTTAATGCCGATTTTATTGTTTCCGGTATGAGCTTGTCTTCGCAATCTGGCTCTTCGGGCGGAATTTTAGTTGATATTTATACCAACAAGTTCGCTGGTTTAATTTTTGGCGTAACCACCACCGCCAACATAAACGAAAGAAAACTCTTTTCCCTATCGCCTTATGCGGTTGAAAGAGTGGTCAAAACCGAAACAGGTTTAAGCTTGGCGGATTTTTTAAATAACTAACGCAACATCCTAACACAAACCAGCTAAAAGTATATTTACTGACTAAACTAAACCAAACTAAATTAAATTACATTAAACCAACTCCAGCTAAATTAAATCAATACTAGTATCACGAGCATACGATCGTATGCTCGGTGTACGTTTGTGATATAATTTTAAGATATCTAAAATTAAGATGTCTAATTAAGATTTAAAATGCCAAATTTGGGTAAGAAAATATATAGATTGGGACCAATCCAACAAAAAACTCTTCTTTTGTTAGGCGCAGGTCTTGGTTTAAGTTTAGCTCGAACATCAAATCAATATTTTCGCGTACTCAAAGGAGTTAAAAATGAATGGCAGAATATAAACAAAAGATCTTTGGAAACAGCTATAAGGAATTTATATAAATCCAAACTTATCCGCGAACACGAAAACCCCGATGGTTCTTTAACTATGATGCTTACAGACAAAGGCAAGAAGAAAGCTATTACTTTTAATATAGATAATATAGAAATAAAAAAACCAAAAATCTGGGATAAAAAATGGCGTCTGATTATATTTGATATACCCGAAAAGAAAAGGGCGGCGCGAGACGTTTTAAGAGAGGCATTAAAAAGGATGGGTT
Proteins encoded in this region:
- a CDS encoding PD-(D/E)XK nuclease family protein — protein: MSKYYNPKRTRGLFDPKSSQPFRLSRSKIDLFLNCPRCFYLDRRLGVAQPPGYPFSLNSAVDKLLKKEFDTHRIQGTAHPLMKSYNIDAVPLDHKLMDEWRNALSGGITYLHPKTNLFITGGVDDVWVNTKGEFIIVDYKATSKDGDVNLDADWQIGYKRQVEIYQWLFRQNNFKVSSTAYFVYCNGNTDAEAFDSKLEFDISILAYEGNDNWLEPVILDLHKCLMSDSLPQSGEDCDYCQYREAAQEQER
- a CDS encoding trypsin-like peptidase domain-containing protein, encoding MRFLIYILIIVVSATFFVYRQETTNQPEPISPISTPLPLSDPLTISTEATSTPLSPVSPISPILTKPKLQPVLDQKAIDLIQQKINEVSSIPLSPISPVLTPPPPRLSQPVLYDKASSRVVNFFCEYANGVETASGVIISPNGYILTNAHVAEAFVTDKNYECRIRQGSPAKNIGYAKIVMFPSVYVGAPKNWDGHANDVSIWKMTRSAGGEPIANDFPYYSIDTNFLPKKDQILATFSYPGELLGYEVLLKSFNMLFGETIVSEFNADFIVSGMSLSSQSGSSGGILVDIYTNKFAGLIFGVTTTANINERKLFSLSPYAVERVVKTETGLSLADFLNN